The following proteins are co-located in the Acanthochromis polyacanthus isolate Apoly-LR-REF ecotype Palm Island chromosome 7, KAUST_Apoly_ChrSc, whole genome shotgun sequence genome:
- the bco2l gene encoding beta-carotene 15, 15-dioxygenase 2, like isoform X2 produces the protein MKSAEQPAMSESTGELTHSVSSRQRCPQARGLERVAPLVSTVEETPDPITTTIKGTIPTWINGSFLRNGPGKFEFGEDRYTHWFDGMAMMHRFHICEGNVTYSSRFLRSDSYVQNTERNRIVVSEFGTLAMPDPCKNIFARFFSRFTVPKSTDNAMVNFVKYKGDYYVSTETNYMRRVDPQSLETKEKVDWTQYVAVNAATAHPHYDRDGATYNMGNSYGTSGFFYNIIRVPPPEENAAKEDSADLNGAQVICSIQASESRKPSYYHSFVMSENYIVFVEQPIKLDLLKFMLYRIAGKSFHKIMTWDPTYETIFHLVNRHTGKRSEVKYRTAPMFTLHQINAFEDNGFLVMDMCCGDDGEIIADFTLENLRRDSGEEMDKFYNSLCRNLPRRYVLPLSVDEETPLDQNLVTPPNYKATAKKTNPGEVYMTHEELHNDELLQYGGLEFPQINYDQCNGRPYRYFYACGFGHVFGDSLLKMDVHTKELKVWRYPGLFPSEPVFVASPRATEEDDGVVLSVIITPREEKSTFLLVLDAKTFTELGRAEVPVNIPYGTHGVFNGMG, from the exons ATGAAATCCGCAGAACAACCAGCTATGTCTGAGAGCACAGGAGAGCTGACACACAGCG TATCCAGCAGGCAGCGATGTCCGCAGGCCCGTGGGCTGGAGAGGGTTGCCCCTCTGGTGTCTACAGTGGAGGAGACCCCTGaccccatcaccaccaccatcaagGGAACTATTCCAACATGGATCAACGGGAGCTTCCTGAGAAATGGTCCTGGGAAATTTGAATTTGGAGAAGATAG GTACACCCACTGGTTTGACGGCATGGCCATGATGCACCGGTTCCACATCTGTGAGGGCAATGTCACTTACAGCAGCCGCTTCCTGAGAAGTGATTCGTATGTCCAAAACACAGAGAGGAATCGCATTGTGGTTTCTGAGTTCGGTACACTGGCCATGCCTGATCCCTGCAAGAACATCTTTGCACGCTTCTTTTCTCGCTTTACGGTTCCCA AATCAACAGACAACGCAATGGTGAACTTTGTCAAGTACAAGGGAGACTATTATGTCAGTACAGAAACCAACTACATGAGGAGAGTAGATCCACAAAGCCTGGAGACGAAGGAGAAG GTGGACTGGACTCAGTATGTTGCTGTCAATGCAGCTACAGCTCACCCACACTATGACCGTGACGGAGCCACATACAACATGGGCAATTCCTATGGAACAAGTG GTTTTTTCTACAACATCATCCGTGTGCCTCCTCCTGAGGAGAATGCTGCAAAGGAGGACTCGGCAGACCTGAATGGAGCCCAAGTGATCTGCTCCATCCAAGCATCTGAGTCCAGGAAACCTTCCTATTATCACAGCTTTG TCATGTCAGAGAACTATATTGTGTTCGTTGAGCAGCCGATCAAGCTGGACCTGCTGAAGTTCATGCTGTACAGAATAGCGGGAAAGAGCTTTCACAAAATCATGACCTGGGATCCCACGTATGAAACCATCTTCCACCTGGTCAACAGGCACACTGGAAAG AGGAGTGAAGTGAAGTATCGTACGGCTCCCATGTTCACGCTGCATCAGATCAATGCTTTTGAGGACAATGGGTTCTTGGTTATGGACATGTGCTGTGGAGATGATGGTGAGATCATCGCGGATTTCACCCTGGAGAACCTCAGAAGAGACTCGGGAGAGGAAATGGACAAA TTTTACAACTCACTGTGCAGAAACCTCCCGAGGAGATATGTCCTACCTCTCAGTGTGGATGAAGAAACTCCTTTGGACCAAAACCTTGTCACTCCGCCTAACTATAAAGCCACAGCGAAGAAGACAAACCCTGGAGAG GTTTACATGACCCATGAGGAGCTTCACAACGATGAGCTGCTGCAGTACGGCGGCCTTGAGTTCCCTCAGATCAATTATGACCAGTGCAACGGCAGACCTTACCGCTACTTCTACGCCTGTGGCTTTGGACACGTCTTCGGCGACTCCCTGCTCAAGATGGATGTCCACACCAAAGAGCTTAAG GTGTGGCGTTATCCCGGCTTGTTCCCGTCTGAGCCTGTCTTTGTTGCTTCGCCCAGAGCTACTGAGGAAGATGATGGAGTTGTCTTGTCAGTCATCATCACACCCAGAGAG GAGAAAAGTACTTTCCTGCTCGTTCTGGATGCCAAGACCTTCACCGAGCTAGGCAGAGCAGAGGTCCCTGTCAATATCCCGTACGGGACCCACGGCGTGTTTAATGGGATGGGCTAG
- the ela3l gene encoding elastase 3 like: MIPIVLASVLIASALGCGNPPIPPVTARVVNGVDAKPHSWPWQISLQYERDGVWRHTCGGSLIAANWVMTAAHCINDQFSYRVFVGKHNLVEDESNSKAILPEKIIVHEKWNPIFVAFGNDIALIKLSESVTLSDQVYLACLPPAGTVLSNLYPCYITGWGRLYTGGPIADELQQALMPVADHATCSQPDWWGIAVRDTMVCAGGDGVVAGCNGDSGGPLNCQNSDGAWEVHGIASFVSGLGCNYVKKPTVFTRVSAFNDWIDQVMMSN; encoded by the exons ATGATCCCTATTGTGCTGGCCTCAGTGCTCATTGCTAGCG CCCTTGGGTGCGGCAACCCACCCATTCCTCCTGTGACTGCCCGTGTGGTCAATGGAGTAGATGCCAAGCCCCACAGCTGGCCCTGGCAG ATCTCTCTGCAGTATGAGAGGGACGGTGTGTGGAGGCACACTTGTGGGGGATCTCTGATTGCTGCCAACTGGGTCATGACTGCTGCTCACTGCATCAA CGATCAGTTCTCCTACAGGGTGTTTGTGGGCAAACACAACCTGGTTGAGGATGAGTCTAACTCCAAGGCGATCCTGCCAGAGAAGATTATTGTCCATGAGAAATGGAACCCCATCTTCGTGGCCTTCGG taaCGACATTGCCCTGATCAAGCTGTCAGAGTCTGTGACTTTGAGCGACCAGGTGTATTTGGCATGTCTCCCTCCTGCTGGCACTGTGCTGTCCAACCTCTACCCCTGCTACATCACTGGATGGGGCAGGCTGTACA CCGGAGGCCCCATAGCTGATGAGCTGCAGCAGGCTTTGATGCCTGTGGCTGACCATGCCACCTGCTCCCAGCCTGACTGGTGGGGTATCGCTGTTAGGGACACCATGGTGTGTGCCGGCGGGGATGGAGTTGTGGCAGGATGTAAC GGTGACTCTGGTGGCCCCCTGAACTGTCAGAACAGCGACGGTGCCTGGGAGGTCCACGGTATTGCCAGCTTTGTCTCTGGCCTTGGCTGCAACTATGTGAAGAAACCCACTGTCTTCACCAGAGTGTCTGCTTTCAATGACTGGATCGACCAG GTTATGATGAGCAACTAA
- the bco2l gene encoding beta-carotene 15, 15-dioxygenase 2, like isoform X1 — MLLHRWIRTVVHSCSLDIMEGCLVVSWHNFCPNSAKSQMQPDDHSYRKHDSPYTVSSRQRCPQARGLERVAPLVSTVEETPDPITTTIKGTIPTWINGSFLRNGPGKFEFGEDRYTHWFDGMAMMHRFHICEGNVTYSSRFLRSDSYVQNTERNRIVVSEFGTLAMPDPCKNIFARFFSRFTVPKSTDNAMVNFVKYKGDYYVSTETNYMRRVDPQSLETKEKVDWTQYVAVNAATAHPHYDRDGATYNMGNSYGTSGFFYNIIRVPPPEENAAKEDSADLNGAQVICSIQASESRKPSYYHSFVMSENYIVFVEQPIKLDLLKFMLYRIAGKSFHKIMTWDPTYETIFHLVNRHTGKRSEVKYRTAPMFTLHQINAFEDNGFLVMDMCCGDDGEIIADFTLENLRRDSGEEMDKFYNSLCRNLPRRYVLPLSVDEETPLDQNLVTPPNYKATAKKTNPGEVYMTHEELHNDELLQYGGLEFPQINYDQCNGRPYRYFYACGFGHVFGDSLLKMDVHTKELKVWRYPGLFPSEPVFVASPRATEEDDGVVLSVIITPREEKSTFLLVLDAKTFTELGRAEVPVNIPYGTHGVFNGMG; from the exons ATGCTCCTGCATCGCTGGATTAGGACAGTCGTGCACTCATGCAGCCtcgatattatggaag GTTGCCTTGTGGTCTCTTGGCACAATTTTTGCCCGAATTCTGCAAAAAGCCAGATGCAGCCAGATGACCACAGCTACAGAAAACATGATTCACCCTACACCG TATCCAGCAGGCAGCGATGTCCGCAGGCCCGTGGGCTGGAGAGGGTTGCCCCTCTGGTGTCTACAGTGGAGGAGACCCCTGaccccatcaccaccaccatcaagGGAACTATTCCAACATGGATCAACGGGAGCTTCCTGAGAAATGGTCCTGGGAAATTTGAATTTGGAGAAGATAG GTACACCCACTGGTTTGACGGCATGGCCATGATGCACCGGTTCCACATCTGTGAGGGCAATGTCACTTACAGCAGCCGCTTCCTGAGAAGTGATTCGTATGTCCAAAACACAGAGAGGAATCGCATTGTGGTTTCTGAGTTCGGTACACTGGCCATGCCTGATCCCTGCAAGAACATCTTTGCACGCTTCTTTTCTCGCTTTACGGTTCCCA AATCAACAGACAACGCAATGGTGAACTTTGTCAAGTACAAGGGAGACTATTATGTCAGTACAGAAACCAACTACATGAGGAGAGTAGATCCACAAAGCCTGGAGACGAAGGAGAAG GTGGACTGGACTCAGTATGTTGCTGTCAATGCAGCTACAGCTCACCCACACTATGACCGTGACGGAGCCACATACAACATGGGCAATTCCTATGGAACAAGTG GTTTTTTCTACAACATCATCCGTGTGCCTCCTCCTGAGGAGAATGCTGCAAAGGAGGACTCGGCAGACCTGAATGGAGCCCAAGTGATCTGCTCCATCCAAGCATCTGAGTCCAGGAAACCTTCCTATTATCACAGCTTTG TCATGTCAGAGAACTATATTGTGTTCGTTGAGCAGCCGATCAAGCTGGACCTGCTGAAGTTCATGCTGTACAGAATAGCGGGAAAGAGCTTTCACAAAATCATGACCTGGGATCCCACGTATGAAACCATCTTCCACCTGGTCAACAGGCACACTGGAAAG AGGAGTGAAGTGAAGTATCGTACGGCTCCCATGTTCACGCTGCATCAGATCAATGCTTTTGAGGACAATGGGTTCTTGGTTATGGACATGTGCTGTGGAGATGATGGTGAGATCATCGCGGATTTCACCCTGGAGAACCTCAGAAGAGACTCGGGAGAGGAAATGGACAAA TTTTACAACTCACTGTGCAGAAACCTCCCGAGGAGATATGTCCTACCTCTCAGTGTGGATGAAGAAACTCCTTTGGACCAAAACCTTGTCACTCCGCCTAACTATAAAGCCACAGCGAAGAAGACAAACCCTGGAGAG GTTTACATGACCCATGAGGAGCTTCACAACGATGAGCTGCTGCAGTACGGCGGCCTTGAGTTCCCTCAGATCAATTATGACCAGTGCAACGGCAGACCTTACCGCTACTTCTACGCCTGTGGCTTTGGACACGTCTTCGGCGACTCCCTGCTCAAGATGGATGTCCACACCAAAGAGCTTAAG GTGTGGCGTTATCCCGGCTTGTTCCCGTCTGAGCCTGTCTTTGTTGCTTCGCCCAGAGCTACTGAGGAAGATGATGGAGTTGTCTTGTCAGTCATCATCACACCCAGAGAG GAGAAAAGTACTTTCCTGCTCGTTCTGGATGCCAAGACCTTCACCGAGCTAGGCAGAGCAGAGGTCCCTGTCAATATCCCGTACGGGACCCACGGCGTGTTTAATGGGATGGGCTAG